The Medicago truncatula cultivar Jemalong A17 chromosome 4, MtrunA17r5.0-ANR, whole genome shotgun sequence genome includes a region encoding these proteins:
- the LOC120580128 gene encoding ADP-ribosylation factor-like protein 8a has protein sequence MEISLIGLQNAGKTSLVNAVTTGGYSEEMIPTVGFNMRKVTKGNVTIKIWDLGGQRRFRSMWERYCRAVSAIVSLVDAADPDNLSISRSELHDLLSKPSLSGIPLSVLGNKIDKPWAVSKQDLTDQMDLKSITDREICCFMISCKNSTNIDSVIDWLVKHSKSKN, from the coding sequence ATGGAGATATCTCTTATAGGACTTCAGAATGCTGGAAAGACTTCCCTTGTAAATGCTGTTACTACCGGTGGATACAGCGAGGAAATGATTCCTACAGTGGGATTCAATATGAGGAAAGTAACAAAAGGAAATGTTACAATAAAGATATGGGATTTAGGAGGGCAACGTAGGTTCCGTAGCATGTGGGAACGTTACTGTCGTGCGGTTTCTGCTATCGTTTCTCTTGTTGATGCTGCTGATCCAGATAACCTTAGCATATCAAGAAGTGAACTTCATGATTTGCTGAGCAAGCCATCATTGAGTGGTATCCCTTTATCGGTGTTGGGAAACAAGATTGACAAGCCATGGGCTGTGTCTAAACAAGATTTGACCGACCAAATGGATCTGAAATCAATTACTGATAGAGAAATTTGTTGCTTCATGATCTCGTGCAAAAACTCAACCAACATCGACTCTGTTATTGACTGGCTTGTGAAGCATTCCAAATCAAAGAACTGA
- the LOC11420741 gene encoding vesicle-associated protein 3-1 isoform X1 has translation MGETISEASSSESKLKNQEDSFYLYIHPQELHFPLELKKNISCSLQLWNKSDNYLAFKVKTTIPEKYCVRPNIGVLLPTSISDITVTMQALEEAPPDMQLKDKFILQSIVARPGSTTKDITSDMFNKDSGYEVKESKFRAVCVAPPPNYPPSPVQASGSSDQISVYLRSLLVRGPSKFQAKPNISELIAEREFLKELYKRHQEELERNVVIEKNKKLEPKN, from the exons ATGGGAGAAACCATTTCTGAAGCTTCATCCTCAGAATCTAAATTGAAGAATCAAGAAGATAGTTTCTACCTTTATATACATCCTCAAGAGTTACACTTTCCAC TtgagttgaagaaaaatatctCATGCTCTTTGCAGTTGTGGAACAAGTCAGATAATTATTTGGCTTTCAAG GTTAAGACTACAATTCCTGAGAAATATTGTGTTAGGCCTAATATTGGAGTTCTGTTGCCTACGTCTATTTCTGATATTACAG TTACAATGCAAGCCCTAGAAGAGGCACCTCCTGACATGCAATTGAAAGataaatttatccttcaaagcATAGTTGCAAGGCCTGGATCAACCACTAAAGATATCACTTCAGATATG TTTAATAAAGATTCCGGATATGAAGTTAAAGAGTCCAAATTTAGAGCTGTTTGTGTTGCTCCTCCTCCTAATTACCCACCATCACCAGTTCAAGCATCTGGCTCTTCAGATCag ATCTCTGTCTATTTAAGATCATTGCTAGTGAGAGGGCCATCAAAGTTCCAG GCAAAGCCAAATATTTCAGAGTTAATCGCAGAGAGAGAATTTCTTAAGGAATTATATAAAAGGCATCAAGAAGAACTG gAGAGAAACGTTGttattgagaaaaataaaaagcttgAGCCCAAGAACTG A
- the LOC11420741 gene encoding vesicle-associated protein 1-2 isoform X2 encodes MGETISEASSSESKLKNQEDSFYLYIHPQELHFPLELKKNISCSLQLWNKSDNYLAFKVKTTIPEKYCVRPNIGVLLPTSISDITVTMQALEEAPPDMQLKDKFILQSIVARPGSTTKDITSDMFNKDSGYEVKESKFRAVCVAPPPNYPPSPVQASGSSDQERNVVIEKNKKLEPKN; translated from the exons ATGGGAGAAACCATTTCTGAAGCTTCATCCTCAGAATCTAAATTGAAGAATCAAGAAGATAGTTTCTACCTTTATATACATCCTCAAGAGTTACACTTTCCAC TtgagttgaagaaaaatatctCATGCTCTTTGCAGTTGTGGAACAAGTCAGATAATTATTTGGCTTTCAAG GTTAAGACTACAATTCCTGAGAAATATTGTGTTAGGCCTAATATTGGAGTTCTGTTGCCTACGTCTATTTCTGATATTACAG TTACAATGCAAGCCCTAGAAGAGGCACCTCCTGACATGCAATTGAAAGataaatttatccttcaaagcATAGTTGCAAGGCCTGGATCAACCACTAAAGATATCACTTCAGATATG TTTAATAAAGATTCCGGATATGAAGTTAAAGAGTCCAAATTTAGAGCTGTTTGTGTTGCTCCTCCTCCTAATTACCCACCATCACCAGTTCAAGCATCTGGCTCTTCAGATCag gAGAGAAACGTTGttattgagaaaaataaaaagcttgAGCCCAAGAACTG A